The DNA region GCGGGTCTGCATCGCCCGGGCGCTTGCGGTCGAGCCCGACTTTATTATCTGCGACGAGTCGGTCTCTGCGCTGGACGTCTCGGTGCAGGCGCAGGTGCTCAACCTGCTGAAGAAGCTGCAGGAGACCCGCGGGCTGACCTACGTGTTTATCAGCCACGACCTGTCGGTCGTGAAGTTCATGGCCGACATGATGGCCGTGATGAACGACGGCAAGATCGTGGAGTTCGGCCCGTCGGAGAACATCTACGCCAACCCCCACCAGGAGTACACGCGGGGGTTGATCGAGGCGACGCCCAAGGACGACCTAGAGCACCTGCGGGCGCGGGTCGCGCGTCGCAACGCAACCATCGCAAGCAACCAATAGCCGCCGACCATAGGTCGTCTGCTATTGGGCGCGGAAGTCGCGGGAGCGGCCTTCGCGTCGGTCTCGGTTGAATCGTGGGTTGTCTTCGTCCGTCAGCTTCTCGAGCTGCATCTGGGCGTCGTCTACCACGCCGTCCATCCGCTCGAGCCAGGTCGAACGCAGCAGGCCAAAGTCGTCGAACGCCTCGGCGCCGAACAGCCCCAGCGCCGATCCGGCGATGCGGTGGTTCAGGTCGCCCGACTCGGCCGGGTGGAGCGCCGGCAGGAAGGCCATCCGCACCGACGCGGTCAGCAGGCGGACCCCCTCGGCGCACTCGAGCTGCGGCGCGTCTTCGGCGAAGTCGCGGGCGCGGTCGGGGTGGTGCGCCACGGCCAGCACACGGGCCTCGCCGTGCATGGCCGCTGCGACGTAGCCCACCAGCATGTCCGACCAGCGGGCCGACTTGATAAACACGCCGCCGATGGCTTCGGACTGCTCGCGGTCGTCCCCGCACCACTGGAACACCGCCGCGGCGCACCGCGACGCGGCGTCGAGGTGCCCGGCGAGCACGTTGCGGCCGATGGGGTCGGCCTCCCCGACCCCGCGGCGGATGTCGTAGCCGGTCGCGATCGCCGCGATGGTCCGGGCCAGCACGCCTGAGAGGGCGATCTCTTCCGCAATGGCGCCCAGGCGACGCAGCGGGCGGTCGCCCGCCGAGCGGAGCCCCGCGTCCCAGCGGTCGAGCCGGCAACGCGAGGCGGCCCAGTACTCGGTGAGCGACGCCTCGCACAGCGGCGTGGTGCGCGAGAGCAGCGAGCCGCTGCCCGAGGCCAACAGCGCGGCGATCTCAACGAGCTCTTGGGCGTGAAGTCCACGGTTGTGCATCGGCGGGGGGCGACGCGCGTCGGCCGGAGCCCGGGGTCAGAGGCTCCGGCAGACGCCACGCCGTGGGTGGTTCGATGGGCGGGGGAAGTGACGCCCCGTCCCAAAGCAGAACCGGCGCCAAAGCCCGCCGAACCGACCGCCGGCGGCCCCAAAGGGCTTGTCGGCAACGACTTACAGGGATCGGCGCCACGCGCCACGCGCCGGGCTGTGGCCTTCGATGAACCCAAAACGCATCACGCGCCGCCCCGCGGCGTTGCGTTCTGGCCCCCGGGTGTCGAGAACGCCGTGCGGTAGGCACGGTGAAGCGGTCGCCGTAGAGCCGGCCGATCGCGCCGGGCTAGTAAGCGTCCCCCACCACGGCCGGGGCGACCCCGGGGGTGGCGGCGCTGTCGCCCAGCACCACGTCGTTGCGGCCGTAGCCGGCGGCCTGCTCGTTCCGCTTGTTGAGGAACAGGTGGTCGTCGCGGTAGGGCGCCCAGGGGTCGAGCCAATAGGAGACGCTCAGGTCGTCGTTGAGCACGTTCTGGCCGTAGCCGCCGTGGTTCAGGCTGCGGTACCCGTTGCCGCGGTCGGGCTTGTCGGCCAGCAGCGGAGCGCTCCTGCCGGGCTGCTTCCGCACCGCAACGTAGCGGCCTCCTTGCCAATAGCCGAAGCGGTAGGCGTAGCTGTTGGGCAGCGCGTCGATCAGCAACGCCCGCGTGTGGCAATCGAGGCCCGCGAGCTGCTGGGTGGTTGGCGTGCTGACGCAGGCGCCGCGGGCCCTCAACTGGGCCGCGATCGGGCTCGACGCGCACACCAGCCAAGTCTGCAACTCGTCGGGGTCGACGCCGCCGTTCTGGGCGAGCCGCACGATAAAGAACCCCGCGTTCTCGCCGGGGCGGATGTGCGGGAAGTAGCCCCCGTGGTTGTCCGAGTAACGGATGCAGGCCACACCCAACTGGCGGAGGTTGTTCTGGCAAGAGAGGCGGCGCGAGGCCTCGCGGCTCTCGACCATCGCGGGGAGCAACATCATGCCCAGCGCCATCACCACGCCCAGCGTCACGACGGTGTCGACCAGCGTGAACGGGCAGCTACGCCCCGGGGCGTCAATGATCCCCAGCCGGTTCGCGGGGTCGGTCCCAAGAACATCGGAGGCGCAGGCCTCGCCCGTGCGGATGCGCCGCAGCGTGCGGGCGCCCAGGTCGCTCGGCGATTGGCCGTCTGCGGGGTCCCCTGCGTCGTTGGCTCCGACTGGGGGCTGGCCCTCCGCAGAGCCTTCGGCAGCGTCTTGAGACTCCTCCCCGAAGCCCATGCAGGAGCGGAGGTGCTGCAGCTCTTGCCGCAACGCGGCGTCGCGCTGCAGCCTGCGCTCCAGCTCCCGACGTTGGTCGGGGCTCTGCTCATCCAGCAAGTAAGCGATCAGTTCGTCGCGCATGGGAGAGTCGGTGCAGGCACGGATGGCCGGCCCAGCACGCGGCGGGCCGGCCCTTGTGATTCTACATCCTACTCCCGGGCGACGCGCTGTCGCAGGGCGGTTTCAGCCGAGAATTGGGGGGGCCGCAACCGCGGACTCCCCCTAGCAGCCTTCTAACGCGGCTGACCCGGCCGTGCGCCATTGCCCTCGTCCCAGGCTTCGCCCAGGCGGCTAATGGCGGAGTGGAGCCGGCTCTTCACCGTGCCCACCGGGACCGCGAGTTCTGCTGCTGCTTCCCGATACTTCATCCCCCGGAAGTAGACCAGCGAGACGGCCGACTGCAGCTGCTCAGGGAGCGTAGCAACGGCCTGCCTCACCCACTCCATACGCTCGCGGAGGTCAAAGCGTTCAGAAGGATTCGCGTCGTCCGACTTTAGCAGGTCCAGCAGCGACCCCACCTCGGCGTGGTCGGACTGATTGGGACGGTCCAGGCTCACGAGGTTGTGGCGGCGGTTGCGACGCTGGATGTCGATCGCCCGGTTGGTGGCCACCGTGTACAGCCAGGGGCGGAAACGACGCCCCTCGTCGAACAGGTCGCTCTTGAGGTGCACCTGCAGGAAAGCCGCTTGAAAAGCGTCTTCGGCCAGGCTCGCGTCTCCCAGGAAACGCCGCAGGTAGCCGTAAAGCTCCTTCTCGTAGCGGTTCACCAGCACCCCCAAGAACGGGCCGTTGGGCTCGTCGCGGTGCGCGGCCACCAACGCCTCGTCGCTCATGGCGACCGGGTCGCAAACGACGGCGGCGTCAGTTTCGGCGTGGCGGGTGGTTGTTTTCACTGCGATGGAAGGGTGTTGAGTGGAAGGGTTCAAAGTCCCGGACCCGGCGGCTGCGAGCCGCTTTCCGGTGCGTTCCTCCGTGCTTCGCGATTTCATGACGAACTCCTCGTATGAGGGTTCGACGTTCTAAGGGAAGTAATCCTTACCTCCCCGCCGTCTCTAAAGTGCCCGACCGGTTCCCCGCATGTCCAGTTGCGATTCCATGGATCCGGCTCTGTTCCGCCAAGTGAGCGGCGACGCCCCTGAAGCAACTCGTGTGCCAAGGTCCGGCCCCGCTCCCGCCTCGATCCGCCTCGAATCTTCGTTAGTCTTTATCCAGCAAGGGCTTGCAGATTAGTTAGTGGGTTAACTGTTGTTGGCCGTCTCGCCCCGCAGGGCTTCGACAGACTGTCAAATCTGCATATTCTTGCAAGTCGCCGCGGCCCAAACGTCGCGAAACTATACGCACGTGCTCGATTTTGAGGCGCTCGCCGTGTGCGACCTCCGCCGCGGGCAATCGCTAGTACGCACGACGCCCCCCAGTGATTCGCTGGTTCGGGCAAAAACTTGCCAAAAAAACCGGCAGAAGCTAGCTCCGCGCCACAAAGGCGCCGCTGTGCCGGCGGACGATCCCACGCATTTCTAGGCCGCTGAGCGTAGAAAGCACGGCCGCGGCGCCCAGCCCGGAACGCTCGACAATCGTGTCGATCGCTGTCGGCGCCGTGCTGACCAAACCCCAGACGGCCCGCTCGGTGTCGTTCAGCTCGGGGGTCGGGGCCGACTGAGGGGCCGGTGCCGCGGATTGCCGCAGGCTGCTGGCGCTATCGATCTCTTCCAGGATGTCGTCCACCGAGGCCACCAGCTTGGCGCCGTCCTGGATCAACCGATGGCAGCCGGCCGACAGCGGGCTATCGATGGGGCCCGGCACCGCGAACACGTCGCGTCCCTGCTCCGCCGCGTGGGTGGTGGTGATCAGCGCGCCCGAACGCTGGGCGGCCTCAACCACCACGACGCCCAGCGACAGCCCGCTGATGACCCGGTTTCGCTGGGGGAACGCCCCGCTGATCGGGGGCCGATTGGGGGGCGCCTCACTCATCAGCCAGCCCTGGGCAGCGACCCGGTCAGCGAGCCCCGCGTGTTCGGGCGGGTAGAGCCGCAACAGCCCGCCGCCCAGCACCGCGATGGTCCGCCCCCCGGCCTCTAGAGCGCCCCGGTGGGCCGCGCCGTCGATCCCTCGCGCCAGTCCGCTGACCACAACCACCCCCGCACGGGCCAGCTCGCGGGCCAGGGTTTCTGCCTGACGCAGCCCGTAGCGGGTGGCGTGCCGCGAGCCGACGATCGCGACCGCTAAGCGGTCGTCTGGCAGCGGGTCGCCGCGGACGAAGAGGACGCCCGGGGGGTCGCAGATCGACCGGAGGGGCTCGGGGTAGTGGGGGTCGTCGAGCGCCAGCGGGACGACCCCCGCCTCGGCGGCCGCCGAGAGCTCTGCTTCGACATCGATCCCCCGCGCCGCGGCCAACGCCTCGGCCAGCTTGGGGCCGATGCCCGACGTCGAGGTAAGCACGCTAACGGGCTGCCGCACGACGTCGTTGGCGGACCCGAAGCGCGCGATCAGGTTGGCGCGCAGACGCGGACCGACCCCGGGCGTGAGCGCCAAACGCACTTCGGCGATTAGTTGTTCGCTGTAGCGGCCCACGCCGGCGCCCCCAGGGCAGATGCCATGAGGACAGAGTAATCAGCCGCTTAGCTTGACACTAACCAAAAACCTGCCGCGGCCTACGCATCGCCCCGGGCTTCAAACACGAAGCGCACGAGCTGCGCCAGGTTGCCGGCGTGCATCTTCTTCATGATCTTCGAGCGCCGCAGCTCCACGGTCCGCAGCCCGATGCTGAACTGCTGGGCGATTTGCTTGTTTGGCATCCCCTCCAGCAGCGAGTCGAGAACGTCGTTCTCGGCACGCGTGAGGCTCGCCAGCCGGCGTTTGAGCTCCTTGGCGGAGTTCTCTTCCCCCGCCCGCCGTTCGGCCAGGGCGATGGCGCGGTCGAGCACCGACTCCAGTTCTTCGGCGGGGCACGGCACCACGAGCACGTCGTCGGCGCCTGCGCGGAGCAGATTCACCGCGTCACGGGCGCTGATGTCCTCGGAGGCCACGACGATCGCGGCGTTCGCGTAGGCGTTGCGGATATCGCTCAGCACCGATTGGTTCAGCACCTGCGCCACGGGCGACGCAACAATCACGCACTGTCCTCCTTGGGAGGAGAGGTGACCGTTGAGGCGGGCGATCTGGCCGCGCCAATCCTCGATGTTCGAGAACCGGCTCCAGTCGGATTCGCGGCCATGTGCGGACTCGGTTACCCGGTGGGCGTCACTGCTGCTCAGTTCGAGCAGACCCACCGAGCCAGTTAAAACGGGGTTCATCAAGCGCCTCTCTGTTCCGGGAGTTTGACCAGCCGCCTGGCCTATGCATCCCCCACCTTTCTCACGATAGGCAGGTAGCCGCAACCGACCACAAGTATGCACTAACTGGCTTGCGCTAAATGCGCAGGAAATTCATTGTTTTACGCATCCCAAGGGACGCGGAAGCAGCCCATTCTTGCGGTTTCTATTTAGGCGCCGGCCCGATCTGCTGTCTGCTGGCGCCGCACAGCACCCGGCTTCGAGCCGGTGGAAAACTTCTAAGCATTAAGGGGAGGGATGGACTGTTGCGCCACGGGGAGTAGCGGCCCTTAACTTAGTGAAACGCGGAACGCCGCAGGCTTTCTACAGCCGGCGCCGATTTTGTCGCACATTTCTTGCTCTGCGGATTCGCTTGGCCGCCCCGTCTGGGCTGTCGCCTATTTTGCGGGACTGTTCTACGGGGCAGGCCCTCACTGACTCTTGCTCGATTCACAAACCCTGAGCGGCCCGGGTGGAGGGGCCGATCGCTGTCAGGATCGCTTCGGACGGGGTGTCTGCAAACAGACCGACATCGCCAAACGTGCGGGCCAGCACCAAGCGGAGCTGGCCCCCTTCAACTTTCTTGTCCCTCCACATCAACTCTAGCAGCTCCTCTGGATCGAGGTCGACCGGCGTGGTCGTTGGGAGCCCAATTGTTTCAAGCAGCGCGCTTTGGCGTTGCGTGAAGCCGCACGGCGCGGCGCCGATGGCCTCCGACAAGCGGGCTGCACACGTCATGCCAATGGCCACCGCCTCGCCGTGCAGCAGCCGCGTGTAGCCGGTAGCGGCTTCCAAGGCGTGGCCGAACGTGTGACCGTAGTTCAGCACCGCACGCCGGCCGGAGGTCTCTGTCTCGTCGGCCTCGACCACGTCTGCCTTGAGCCGGCAGCAGCGCTTGACCACGTGACGCAGCACCTCGGGCAGGCGGGCGTTGATGCCCTCGACGTTCGCTTCGAGGTAGGCGAAAAACTCGGCGTCGAGGATCACGCCGTACTTGACCACCTCGGCCATACCGGCGCGGTATTCGCGCTCCGGGAGGGTAGCGAGCAGATCGACATCCACCAGCACGCCGGCCGGCTGCCAGAAGGCGCCGACCATGTTTTTTCCGCCCGGCAGGTTGATGCCGACCTTGCCCCCAACGCTGCTGTCCACCTGCGCCAAGAGCGTGGTCGGCGCCTGAAAAAAGGGCAGCCCCCGCATGAAAGTCGCCGCCACAAAGCCCGCCAGGTCGCCCACCACCCCGCCGCCGATGGCCAGCACCACGCTCTTGCGGTCGACCCCTTCCTCCAGCATCCGGCTCCAGAGCTCGAACGCCATGTCGGCGCACTTGCTCGGCTCGCCGGCGTCTATCTCCAGCAGCAGCACCTCCAGCCCCTGGTCGGTCAGGCGGTCGGAGAGGGCGTCGGCGTGCAGGCCGGCCACGTTGGAGTCGGTCACCACCACCACGTGCTCGGTGGGCCTGCGGGCCTCGATGAAGCCGGCCAGCGACGCGCTGTTGCCGGAGCCGATCTCGATGTCGTAAGACCGCTCGCCCAGGTCGACGCGGATCAGGTCGGTGGTGTCGCTCACGGCATCCTCTCTAGGTCGCGGACGCTCACCTCGATCCGCCGTTGGAACCCGGTGTGGGTCCTGACATAACTGAGCCGCTCTACCCCCCTGGCGTCTGCGTGCAGGGCCGCGGCGATCCGCGCCCGATCCGCTTGCGGCACGTGCGCCAGATCGGCGGGCCACTGGGTGAGGGTTTCCATCACCAACGCCTCGCGGTACGGGTCGAACTTGTCCGGCATGAATGGTGCGGGGGGGAGTGGTTTCTGCGGCCAATGGCGGCCCGCATTCGTGCCGTGCTATCGTGACCCACGCATCGGAAAAGGGCAATGGCTTCAAAAAGGCGCATCATGATCTACGCGATCGGCATCCCGCTGGCGGCGGTCGCCCTGGCGGCGTTGATCCTGGCCACGCACATCGAGGATTGGAGCCGCGACCTCACCACCAACCGGGCCGCCGCTACCCCAGACGCCCGCGACCCACGGCTCAGGCCGCTCGAGCTAGAAGCGGGTCCGCGCGTGCTGCTCGCCCGGATCGACCGGTTGATCGCCGAGAGCAGCGCCTGGCGCGAGCCCGAGGCCCCCAAGCCGCTGCCGGCCGACTCTCCGCTGCCGGCGTTGTGGACCGGCGAGGTCGTGGAGACGCGTCACCTGGTTCACGTGTCGGGGCTGATGCGCTACCGAGACGACGTGTGGGTGGCGATCGAGCCGGCCCCAGAGGGGCGCTGGCGCGTGTGGGCCGAGAGCCGGTCGCGGATCGGCAAGGGCGACCTGGGACAGAACCCACGCAACCTCCGCGAGCTGCTCTCGGCGCTGGGTGACGCGGGTTAACCACAGAGATGGACAGAGGCCACTCGCCAAGACGCAAACAACTCTCGCAGAGGCGCGGAGGGAACAACAAGAACAACCAGTGACCAAGCCTCAATAGACAAGCCGAGCTAGCGGATGTCTGTTGGACATCGCGGCTTGGTCATCGGTCATGCTTTCTTTTCTCCCTCCGTCTCAGTGTTCTCAGTGGCTCTGTGGTTCATCATCGTGGGAACCGGCGCCCGGCAGCATGCACTCCAGCGGGCAGCCCGCGCAGCGGGGCGTGGGGCGGCAGTGCTCAACGCCGACCTTCACGATCAGCGCGTGCAGCTCGCCCAGCAGGGGGGCGTCGGCCGGCAGCCGCGACTCGAACCACTGCTGCACCGCGGCGTAGGGGGCCTTGGCGTCGAGCCACCCGTGCCGCCCCGCCACGCGCCGGGCGTACGCGTCTACGACAAACCGCGGCGCCCCCGCGCCGTAGTTCATGATGCAGTCGGCCGTCTCGGGCCCGATGCCGTGCACGCCCAGCAGGCTGGCCCGCAGCGTCTGGGGGTCGTCGGCGAACATCGCGTCCAGCGAGCCTCCGTAGCGGTCGACGATGAACTGCGCCACGCACTGCAGGCGCCGCGCCTTGACCCGGTGGGGCCCGGCGACGCGGATCAACTGGGCCAGCTCCTCTTGCGGCGCCCGCGCCAGGGGCCCCGGCTCCAGCAGCCCCGCGGCCTGAAGCTGCGTGATGGCGCGCTCAACGTTCCGCCACGCGGTGTGCTGCACCAGCACGGCGCCCACGATCATCTCCATCGGCGTCTGGGCGGGCCACCAGTGCTGCGGGCCGTAGGCCTCAAGCAGCCGGCGGTAGGCTTGGTCGATCGGCATGCGTCAAGTGGTGGTTGGCGTCGGGCGCTGTGTGCGCGGCGTTGTCAAGCGGGAATCACGCAAAGAAACTTTGCTGCGCGAATCACGCTTTGAGGCTTTCGTCATCGGCAGTTATAATCGCTGATGTGCGACGCGCCCGTCGCCAAGCGTTTACGAACCAACCCTGCCACGGCGCGTCGCGCCGCGTCTGGGCGATGCATACGGAGGCCTGACCGTGCTATCGGTCCGTCCCAAGATCGCGGAGCTTACCGTCCAACTCTTTGGCCGGTCGATCCACCCCGAGCTGTTCCAGGTCTACGCTAGCAAGAGCTACCAGCGGAGCCGCTACGACGCCACGGTGCAGGTAACCAGCGCCGGGCACGTCGTGATCTGGCGCCACCAGGGCCTGGTGCTGACCGAGGTGGCCGCGGCCGCCAACCACCCGCTGCCGCAACGCCGCCGGCTGATGGCCCACCGCGCGCTCGGCGAGCGCGCCGACCGGGTCGAGCTGCGTGGCGGGGGCGTTTACGAGGTCAAGTTCGCGATGGAGCCCGTGGAAGTGGGGCTGTTCAACTTCTACCAGAACGAGCTGGCCCGCTGCGGCAAGGCCGAGGGGGGGATCGCCGAAGGGGTGTTCCACCAGTTCGACAAGAGCGAGCGCTTCGGCCTGGGGGCGCTGAGCTACATGCACGTGGAGTGCCGCGACCGCACCTTCAAGGTGCAAACCCTGCACACCTTCCCCGACGACTGCGCGCTGCTGAAGTGCGAAACCGTGTTCCGGCTCCCGAAGTAGTACCGCGTAGGCCTGCCGTCGGCGGCTGACGCCGACGGCTCGCCTACTTGGTGGGCGTGTGTTGTTCGGCCAGTTTCTGCTCGAACTCTTCGAGCTGGCGCCGCATGACCTGCAGGTGGGGCATCTTGTCGACCGCCAGACGCTGGGCGTCGA from Pirellulimonas nuda includes:
- a CDS encoding DUF1559 family PulG-like putative transporter codes for the protein MRDELIAYLLDEQSPDQRRELERRLQRDAALRQELQHLRSCMGFGEESQDAAEGSAEGQPPVGANDAGDPADGQSPSDLGARTLRRIRTGEACASDVLGTDPANRLGIIDAPGRSCPFTLVDTVVTLGVVMALGMMLLPAMVESREASRRLSCQNNLRQLGVACIRYSDNHGGYFPHIRPGENAGFFIVRLAQNGGVDPDELQTWLVCASSPIAAQLRARGACVSTPTTQQLAGLDCHTRALLIDALPNSYAYRFGYWQGGRYVAVRKQPGRSAPLLADKPDRGNGYRSLNHGGYGQNVLNDDLSVSYWLDPWAPYRDDHLFLNKRNEQAAGYGRNDVVLGDSAATPGVAPAVVGDAY
- a CDS encoding RNA polymerase sigma factor; its protein translation is MKTTTRHAETDAAVVCDPVAMSDEALVAAHRDEPNGPFLGVLVNRYEKELYGYLRRFLGDASLAEDAFQAAFLQVHLKSDLFDEGRRFRPWLYTVATNRAIDIQRRNRRHNLVSLDRPNQSDHAEVGSLLDLLKSDDANPSERFDLRERMEWVRQAVATLPEQLQSAVSLVYFRGMKYREAAAELAVPVGTVKSRLHSAISRLGEAWDEGNGARPGQPR
- the dprA gene encoding DNA-processing protein DprA; its protein translation is MGRYSEQLIAEVRLALTPGVGPRLRANLIARFGSANDVVRQPVSVLTSTSGIGPKLAEALAAARGIDVEAELSAAAEAGVVPLALDDPHYPEPLRSICDPPGVLFVRGDPLPDDRLAVAIVGSRHATRYGLRQAETLARELARAGVVVVSGLARGIDGAAHRGALEAGGRTIAVLGGGLLRLYPPEHAGLADRVAAQGWLMSEAPPNRPPISGAFPQRNRVISGLSLGVVVVEAAQRSGALITTTHAAEQGRDVFAVPGPIDSPLSAGCHRLIQDGAKLVASVDDILEEIDSASSLRQSAAPAPQSAPTPELNDTERAVWGLVSTAPTAIDTIVERSGLGAAAVLSTLSGLEMRGIVRRHSGAFVARS
- a CDS encoding response regulator transcription factor; its protein translation is MNPVLTGSVGLLELSSSDAHRVTESAHGRESDWSRFSNIEDWRGQIARLNGHLSSQGGQCVIVASPVAQVLNQSVLSDIRNAYANAAIVVASEDISARDAVNLLRAGADDVLVVPCPAEELESVLDRAIALAERRAGEENSAKELKRRLASLTRAENDVLDSLLEGMPNKQIAQQFSIGLRTVELRRSKIMKKMHAGNLAQLVRFVFEARGDA
- the aroB gene encoding 3-dehydroquinate synthase; protein product: MSDTTDLIRVDLGERSYDIEIGSGNSASLAGFIEARRPTEHVVVVTDSNVAGLHADALSDRLTDQGLEVLLLEIDAGEPSKCADMAFELWSRMLEEGVDRKSVVLAIGGGVVGDLAGFVAATFMRGLPFFQAPTTLLAQVDSSVGGKVGINLPGGKNMVGAFWQPAGVLVDVDLLATLPEREYRAGMAEVVKYGVILDAEFFAYLEANVEGINARLPEVLRHVVKRCCRLKADVVEADETETSGRRAVLNYGHTFGHALEAATGYTRLLHGEAVAIGMTCAARLSEAIGAAPCGFTQRQSALLETIGLPTTTPVDLDPEELLELMWRDKKVEGGQLRLVLARTFGDVGLFADTPSEAILTAIGPSTRAAQGL
- a CDS encoding DUF1499 domain-containing protein, with product MASKRRIMIYAIGIPLAAVALAALILATHIEDWSRDLTTNRAAATPDARDPRLRPLELEAGPRVLLARIDRLIAESSAWREPEAPKPLPADSPLPALWTGEVVETRHLVHVSGLMRYRDDVWVAIEPAPEGRWRVWAESRSRIGKGDLGQNPRNLRELLSALGDAG
- a CDS encoding endonuclease III domain-containing protein, with translation MPIDQAYRRLLEAYGPQHWWPAQTPMEMIVGAVLVQHTAWRNVERAITQLQAAGLLEPGPLARAPQEELAQLIRVAGPHRVKARRLQCVAQFIVDRYGGSLDAMFADDPQTLRASLLGVHGIGPETADCIMNYGAGAPRFVVDAYARRVAGRHGWLDAKAPYAAVQQWFESRLPADAPLLGELHALIVKVGVEHCRPTPRCAGCPLECMLPGAGSHDDEPQSH
- a CDS encoding DUF2617 family protein translates to MLSVRPKIAELTVQLFGRSIHPELFQVYASKSYQRSRYDATVQVTSAGHVVIWRHQGLVLTEVAAAANHPLPQRRRLMAHRALGERADRVELRGGGVYEVKFAMEPVEVGLFNFYQNELARCGKAEGGIAEGVFHQFDKSERFGLGALSYMHVECRDRTFKVQTLHTFPDDCALLKCETVFRLPK